The sequence below is a genomic window from Fuerstiella sp..
TCCCTGACTGAACCAGAGCAGAACGAGAAAAAATAAACAGTGAAGCAAGTGCCAGGATGGTGTACAGCTGGCTTTATCTGCTGTGGAGTGCTCCGGTTTCGTGGACCTGAGCAACGCAGCGGAATATCCGGGTTATGCGCTGAACCTCGGGTGTCACGACCGGCTTTTCCGGTTGATCAGTGAGGCCTGCCTGTTTTTCGCTCCGGCCGCCTGCGACTTAATTATTGGAGTCACTCAGGTTCAGTGAGTAGTGCAGCAACTCAGAATTCAGATTCCAGCCGAAAGTTTCGCACGCTGTCTGAGCAGCTGTGTTGTTACTTTTGATTTCGAGCAGAATACGGTTTGCCCCCAGTGCTCGGACGAATTCAACGGCGGTCTCCAGCAGTGCCGAACCCAGCCCCTTTTGTCGAGCTGATTCAATCACATACAGATCATTTATCATCCAGACGCAGTCCATCGACATGGAACAAAACACCGGGTACAGCTGTGTGAACGCGATCGATCGATTGTTCTGACTGACGAAAAAAATCTCTGATTCACCGGCCGTTATTCGCTGTCGGATGAAACGGCGGGCGCCGTCAGGATCTGATTTCATACCGTGCCAGCAACGGTATGCATCAAACAGTGGCGCCAGATCGTCGGTATGGTCCGGCTGAGCATGCACAATATCGAATTCGTCAGTCATCAGCGAACACCCATCTTCGTTCCTGAAGGTCCCCGCGGGCTTATCAGGATTCCATCGTGACAACCATCCGGCCCCTGGTGCTGGGTCGCAGGCAAAGAATCTTCCAGTTGCAGCAGGACCTTCTTGAGATTCAGCCCGCCACCGTAACCCACAAGTTGTCCGGTTTTTCCGATGACGCGATGACACGGAATAATGATAGAAATTGGATTACGACCATTCGCCAGGCCAACGGCCCGAGAGGCTGTCGGCTGACCAATTCTGCAGGCCAGCTCGCCATAGGTAATCG
It includes:
- a CDS encoding GNAT family N-acetyltransferase, yielding MTDEFDIVHAQPDHTDDLAPLFDAYRCWHGMKSDPDGARRFIRQRITAGESEIFFVSQNNRSIAFTQLYPVFCSMSMDCVWMINDLYVIESARQKGLGSALLETAVEFVRALGANRILLEIKSNNTAAQTACETFGWNLNSELLHYSLNLSDSNN